The Hordeum vulgare subsp. vulgare chromosome 7H, MorexV3_pseudomolecules_assembly, whole genome shotgun sequence DNA window TGCTTCTAATTTTTGTATTTCTAGTTTTATACATTtcaattttttatggaaaataaataaaaatcaaaagTTTAAAAATAATTTATTAGTTTTTTTCCGAAAAGAAATAATAATTTTGATTTTGAAAAACCTTCACATATTTGAAAATAAATTCTCGTTTCAAAAGGGTTCTTGTTCCCTAATTCAGAAATTTTCTCAAATTGTTTTCAGAAATTCAATATAGTTTTTTTTAAGAATTCATAAATTCATAAATTGTTCATATTTTGTCCAAAATTTTTCTTGCTTGTCGAAAATTATTTGTAATTTTAAAAGATGTTCCTGTTGTTCAAAGATTTGTTAATATTTAAAAAAAGAATGTTTGTAATATTTCTTGGAGTTCCTGAACTatttttgaaaacatgaacatattaaaATTTGAGAACAAGAATATTTTCTTAAATTACTGActattaaagcacgaacattttttgaacctGTGAACAAAATAGTGTAATTTctgaaagacgttttgaaacacggACATTTTTCGAAAatttaataaaaattgaatatgaGAACATTTTATAAAATTCCTGATTTATATTAATTGGGAGTatattttgaaaaaataatatgttttgaaaattgcaaacaaaataaacatgaaaaagaaaaaaaggaaagagcaaagaaaatgaaagaatatagaaataaaaagaaacaaaatggAAGAATAGGCATAATAGAATGGGCCGCTCTAGGCCCCCTTGCGAAGCGTTACGTGTTTGATGCAGAGAGCGTCACATAGGGGCTCCCATTGCACTGGTCGGCACATAGCTGCGACCCTAAAACTTGGATCCGTCATTGACCTCCGGGGCTTTCTTCTCTTTCTCGTATTACTATATTACGGTCCATGTATTTGCTTCGGACCTTATGATGGACGAATGAGCGGTGTTGTTGAGGGAGAAAACATCCAAACAGCCGACTACGTGCGTGCATCCAAAAAGCAGCTGGGCAGAAACCCCGCCGCGTCATCACCGACGTAGTCTGGATTATCAACCATTGGGTTCAGCTCTATTAAAAAGTAGGTTCAGTTCCTTGCTTAGTCTTAAGCTAGTGTAAATTTATAAGGCACATGCCATATATCATTGGGTTCGCTTGAACCCAATGGTAATGCACCGTCCTTGCAGCCCCAGCCTTGCCGCTGATCGGTCGGTACACTGGCAAGCACCGCAACCTACAACAGAATACACGTCCTACACATCAGGGTGTGTGCCGCGACATGCAGGAACAGCGCTACAACTTGCAGTTGCAACTGTGCAGCGTCGACAGTAGCCTACTGCCACTAGGCGATCGACGTTGGCTCTTGTCCGCCACCCGTCGATCCGTCCGTCGTTTCCACTCCATCGCGCAGGCTACAACCTACAGGCTAGTACGTACGCGGCTATGATAAGACCGCCAGTAGACTACAGATTCATCAGCTCAAAGCAGCCGTACCGTAGACACGATCGAGGCCATGGTGTCCCGGCCGTGTCCGCTGCCTACGGCTACGGGGACGAGACATAACACTGTTCGTTCGGCCGGCCAACCACGCACGAGGCCGGGCCTCAGCTTGCTTACCCCCGGAGAGCGACATAGCACAGTTGCGCGTTACAGGTGATCAAGGGGCTGTTTGGTTCCCAGCCTAAAGATTGCCAAGTCTAATCTTAGTCATGTCACAATAATTTAGGCATATATTTGGTTTATTGTCACACTTTTTTAGTTATATGGTCCACATGTCATACATTTATTTTTTTGCCAAATCTTGTCACATTTGTGGTGTTCATTTTGTTAGCCACATTTTTTGTGACAGCCACACTTTGCCTAAGGTTAGTTATGGCATAAttagtcatgaaccaaacagGCCCTTAAGTCGGGGTCTCCTGATTCCGCATTTATTCGCTGCGCACAGGGTGTCGCTCGTCCATTGGCGAGATCCATCCGTCCAGCTCTCCAGTTTCCAACTGGAGGGAGGATCACATGTGCAAGTGCGACCGATCCATCCACGGAGACGCGCGGCTATGCCGGACCGAGGGGCCATAGCCAGCGAGACGCCGATAAGCTTCAGAGCGAGTAATCGTCGGGCCAAGAGAGGGAGGCTACTCGTTCTGATGCGGCACGGTTGCCGTGAAAAACCCATTGGCAACAAGGAGGGTGAGCGGGTGCACTCTACGTCTGCAGCGCACACTTGGCCTCGGCTACGACTATGAGGGCAAGTGATGAatgagagggtgcttggatcgaaggaactaaaactagtctgactaaaactagtctttttaagaggctaaagttccaaacacccctgactaaagagaggctaaaactagtcttgaggttaAAAtcatttagtcaggggtacccctactaaaatgtgcattggaAGTTTtgcaggataataaatgctcattaactcctcagacgagttctggattggaggttttgcaggataataaatgctcatcaacttgattttagtctctttagtatttggatccaagcatgggtgaggctagcaagttttagtctcactacttttagtcatgggactaaaacgtatccaagcaccctctaaataGTTAACGGCTCTCCTCTTTGAATCCAATCCATCGCTCACATGGCTGAGATGCCCACAGTAGAGTGGATCCCCTCTCTATCAGCTCTAGCCTCAACCGTTAGGCTGGTGCATATCATCAGAAAGTGCGCTGTTCGTAATGAGATtatcataagtagtatcatgcatgtcaactacgcaattttgatgaggtgacgcataattaaataaaaaaaaatgagtatcatatcatgataccgtatcatattaaatgttattgctacaatgtgtcatgcatgaaaataaatGATTTATCATATGATACTAACACATGGTAATATGCATTACAGATGTAATATCATACATTAGTatcatatgcatatgcatgatactaataTGTGATACTACCATTACAACCAACCTAATGTGGTGGTCGAATACAAATCTATCTCAGAATCCAAATGTTGAAAAAATTACTACTATTTAAGGCATGGATCCAGGTCACTGTAACTGAATCAACTAGCCCAATGCatgtagtactccctctgtaccaaaataactgtctcaactttatactagctttagtacaaagttgtactaagcttaagacacttattttgcgacggagggagtagtagagtAGTATATTCTACTGCTAGTATACGTTACTGCGGCTAACCTCATCAACCCTCTCTGTACATATATATGGATGGGTCCGTCTTCATCGTGTGTGCAACGGCCAAAAGGTTCTCGCCTCCATGTGGATCTCTTGTTACTTAACATTGCGGAATTTGGGCCAAATGATTGCAGTGCATGCTAATGTAAGGCAAGCCCCGCGTCCATTGCGTTGTGACAACTAGGAGCTCAACTTTTAGCTTTGTTCAATACTAGTACTGCACAAAGTGTTTCGGCTTCAGGGTATTTTATGTCGCCTTGTGCTTTTTGTCTGCCTTTTGGAAAAGTACGCAAGAGCAGGGGGACATGAACAGATGGCCAAATCTTTGAAAATGTATGTATTATGAATTTGGGAGAGGTTTGGGTTCTTAGATAAGGGGCATGGATATCAGGTAACTAGATTAGTGCATGATGCATCCATGTTATACGGCTTAAAGGAAACTGTATTAGGCTGTCCCTTTTGAGAAGCACTGGGTCAAATCTCAAATTCAAAACATCAtctcttcctcctttctttcagcaCAAAGATCACGTGGACTTGAGGGTTTGGTACGTTGTGTAGGTACCTAAGCTAGATGCGGGTTGCAGCAGGTGTAAAAATGAGAGTGAGACATGCagatgattccaccatacctttGCTCATGTAGAAGAAGGCCATGGGAAATATTTAAAAGATTCGTCAAAAGAGCTGGGCATACACTGGTACCTGGCTACCTAGGCTTGGGTACTATCTGCAACTGCAACTTGTAAATTCAACCCCTTAAACATTTACGGACGCATTCGAATGCATCTGTGAACACTGATCGATCACGTCTTAAATAATGCATTCTATATTCGAATACCTAAAATCTCATATTTTAAATTCATACGAACCATGCATCTACTATATCGATGTATTATACGCATTTTCGACTACTGTATCACTACTAACATGCCATCGGACTATcaaaatttggcatgtttggACATCAGCCACGGTTGCCATTGCCTTTTTCGAAGCCCTTGCCGTCATTCTCGCCGAAGTATTGGTCGAAGACCCAATACGGATCGGGTCGAATCTGCTCGTCATTGGAGCTGTCCTCATCGCCGCttacctcctcctcctgcttcgatGGCCGGTGGCGTGGTCGCCAATGACGCGACACAAGGTCGCAACGTGCTCACAAGCGCCACATCAGTTTAGGACCGGGCGGGCCTTTGGGCTCGCCATACTCGTTTCGTGTATTTGTCGGAAAGGACCCCTACCACAGTGTATTTGTCGGAAAGGACCGGCTCTGAAAGAAATGTGTCGAAAAGACCCCCTCCCCccgtggcggcaggcgcgccaggcgaCACGCGtcacctgccgccaccgcccgaggcggctggggcctgccgccGCGAGCCCAGGCGGCCGACAGGCCTGCCGCCACGTGCATAGGCGGCCGACGCACGTCCTGTTTTGTTGTCTCGCTGCCACGGAACGGGGCGCAACAGTGGGGCCCTGCCGCCTCGGGTGGTGGCGGCAGGTACTATTTGGCGCCGAAAAAGACGCTGCCCCTGTCTGGAATCTCTGAGACATTAGTTGTCTCTTTCGCGCCCAAAGTGGCGCTGGCTCTCATTTTTAGGTTGTCAAGGATCTGTGAGATGCTTATTTTTCCCGCCCATTTTTTCGCCAGCAGGGAACCTCTTTGCGCCATATTTTCCCGCCTACACATCAGCCtcagcctataaaaggaggtgcTGAAACACTCTTCGCCAGCATCCAGCCACACTTTGCCTCAGTGTGCGACACTtctttcatattcaatatgagtttgccttgttcggatcaaagcattaggcctaggaaaatgaagagtgcgagcttgcctcggggggtggaagTACTACGTTGTTGGTGtggtgatctctgcaaggtgaagaaggtgacggatttttcagattaGTTGGacgtgaagtttttcatgtgcgtcaATTATGAGGAAGATCCACCCGTTGCTCCTTTAGCATACATCAGTCTTCCAGTATGCTTCTGTCATCAAGAATAAACACATTGTAGATATTATTGTTAGCttgatatatatatttatatttttgttgtagtctcctcctcctctgtgcatgTACTATCCTTGGATCGACACAGAAATGCCGGACTGGACGGTGACCGAGATTCATGAAAGAGGTCCTCGTGCATGGGCTAgtttggacttggaagagcgtcgcgcaaaggctgaagcagaggagaaaccAGAGGAGAAGAGAGAGTGGGAAGaatactgtgtggagcagagggttGCGCTTGATGAGATGCTGAAGCAAAGCCGAGAAGAGGAACTTCGACTGGCGGAGGTTTACATACAACAGCAGGAGGCCCGTGatgctgagagggagagaaagaaagaaagggctcgtgcggccaaggcagcagaagaagctggtgatggaaaaagaaaatatccacgttggactcagtagatttattttattgtatcTTAATTTGTgtcagttgtatcttaatttctggaagttgtatcttaattttggCAAGTTGCATCTTATTTTCAGCAATATGTATCTTAATTTCGACAAGTTGTATCTTCATTTTCGCAAtgcgtatcttaatttcagctacgTGTATCTTCATTTTATCATGTTAATTTAAACAAGttgcctcgctttcccgccattttttcccgcgtatagctttgccgccattttgttcccgcctcgctttcccgccatttatttTCCGCATCGCTTTCCCGCCATTAGTTATTCGTCTCGCTCTCCTCcacctataaaaccccctccagaccaaggtgggtaaggagtgtcctcaaaatgtctcattatcctttcgatcgtagttttcacagtggtatatccgagtgtcttctgcgcttagctagcaatttcaagatagacaatagaatagtttcatggaaCGAACTCATGagtagtgacacgctactgaatgagcttgcccacgcattagctaggaaggggtggcctgcaaggacatatgaggagattcggaaagaacttctgcggttgaatgaaagatggaagaagaaaggccaacacatacgcggtggaggtggagtaaaacatccctttttatggattgacgatagcgaggacgaagacgatatcttcatgccgagtaccaaGGCCAATATTGATGCATCGTCGAAGGACAAGAGCGCAACATCGACAAAGGCCAAGAGTAGCGCTTCGTCAAAGGGCGAGAGGTCTGCATCGTCGAAGGATGACGATGATTTACATAGTTTTTGTATGAACTCTacatcttaatgtatcttattttatgtttCTTATTTTATGCAAGCATTTTTCAATTTATTATTTTATGCAAGCAACTTTAAATTGAAAAAATGCGTTGAAATatatcgagaacttttatttcatcaAACTGACATAGAGAGATACAATAGTTCGCACAAATAGATAGATGAATCACCCTATACGACGACGACCAGCTGGCCTTTCCCGACGACCGGAGGGTGACAAGAGATCATGGGGTATGTGTTCACGAAGACCACGGCCGTACTGTCCCTCGTGTTCCTGTGTCTGCGACTCATGCATAGGTGGTGGAGTCTGAaatccatattgagatgatgattcAAAATTGTAGGTGAATGGTTGTGACTCAGAATTGATATAAGGTGGACCAATAACGTCCTCCCCGAAGAAACCATTTAGCATTCCTGGGAGCGTGCATTGAGTATCATGGGTTTCTGTGAGTATTTCTTTGTGTACGTTACACTGGGTTTCTTCATCTCCCCATAATGGATCATTAATTTCCTGCACAGAAAAATTGTGTGTAAATAAAAGTTATGTAAGCTGAAAAATTGTGTGTAAATAAAAGTTATGTAAGCTTATTATAATTGTACATACATGACCGTTGTTGTAGCTTGTTTAACAGATTTCTTATTTGAGAAAATCTGCCCAACGGCCAGACTTCCCGCTTTTAGGCCAGCAACAGAGTGAAATTCATTGATGATGCTCATAACCtgtaaaaaccaaagttttaaatagcgggctatAGCTGCGCTAGCTATAGCGTTTTTTGCCCTTCCAGCTACAGCTAGGTGATTTTAAGCCTCGATGGGAAAAGCCGCTAATAGCGCCGCTAATTGTCGTTAGCGCTGTAAAAATTTAGCGTTAGCGCTTTTTTTCCCGCTGGGCCGGtccaaagcttcagcctaaatccAATTCACAGCACCCCCACACGTTTTTACCCTAAACCTATCCCCACACCACCACACTCCCACCCCGTATTCCTTTCCTCCCCCCCCAAAAAAAGTGCTAtggaggctggcggcggcggcggctgcggcgaCGGCGACAACTACGCAGCGATGGCGACGTCTCGTTGACTCCCCCTCCACCGGCCACACTCCCTGTGCAGGTGACATCCCCTGTGCTGGCGAAGCCCTCCTTGCAGGGACGCCTGCTTCTCCTAGCGGCCGCCCTCGACGCCTCCTTCTCCGACGACCCTTTCCCAGTGACGCCCCCTCTCCAGCCATCTTCTCCTAGCCTACAATGAGTCAGCAGACCCCATCGACAGGCAAGTTTTGTCCTCAGATTTGTAAGTTTTGTCCTCAGATTTACAAGTTTTGTAGCATGATATGGATGTATGATTTGATCCAGCCTGCTTCATTGTAATGGGATCTCTGTTATATGCAAAGTATTTGTTATATGTCTGTGCTTGCTGTAACTGAAATTTCTGAATATCTGAACTTGGAATAATATGTATGTGCATGCTTATTTGCTTGCTGTAACTGAAATTTCTGAATATCATGAAGACTAAGATATGTGCATGCTTATTTGCTTGCTGTCACTAAAATGAgtaaaacaaacagcagcaaacaGCAGCAACTTATGTTGTTTTGTTTCATAGGTGCAGGTATCTCAAGCACTGCCTCTGTACCACAAACAGCAGCAACTCATGTTGTTGCATCAAATGATGCGGCACGGAAGTACTGTACTATGCCAAATCCTAATAGAACATACGCTCTGCAATGCAATTTCTGTAACAAGATATTAACTAGAGGCGTAACAAGGATGAAGTTCCACCTTGCTGGAATTAAGAAGTGCAATGCTGCACCATGCCAGAAGGTTCCTCGGGATGTCAAGGAGGAGATGAAGGTTTTGCTCCTAAAGAGTAATGATGCGAAGGATAAGAAAATCACAGAAGTGGAGAAGTTAAGGAGTTCAGTTAACATAGATCACTCGGAGGGAGAACAGGAGAGTGATGAAGATAGTGACAATGATGTTATGATTTTATCAACATCAGGCACAAGCAGATCCCAAGGTGGCCCTATGGACAAGTTCTGCAAGATAAGTGTAGAAGAAAGTGTCAAGAGGAATCAAGGGACAACTCTCAGCGAAAAGGTTCAATCAAAATTGTCATCTCAACAGTTAGAAGAGAAGAGGAATAGAGCTTGTGGGTACATCTGCCAGTTTTTCTATGAAGTTGGCATTCCACACAACACTGTGACACTTCCTAGCTTTGCATGTATGCTAGTTGCCATTGGAGATTATGGCAAAACCCTTCAAGGACCTAGTGCCTATGAGATGAGTGGGCCATTCCtgcagaaaagaaagaagaagatgcTTGACTCATTCAAGAACCATAAGAAAGCATGGGAGCACACAGGCTGTACGGTAATGACCGATGCATGGACAGATAGGAAAGGCAGAGGAGTAATGAACCTAGTTGTTCACAGCGGACATGGGGTCTTATTCTTGGATTCGGTTGATTGCTCGGATGTAAAAAAAATGGGAAATACATCTATGAACTTGTAGACAGGTGTATTGAAGATATTGGGCCAGAAAAGGTTGTTCAAGTGGTGACTCACAATGCTAGTGTTAATACAGCAGCTGCAAGTCTGATGAAAGCAAAGAGACCATCCATTTTTTGGACTGGATGTGCAGCCCATTGTATTGATCTCATGTTGGAAGATATTGGGAAGCTGCCTGTAGTTGAGAAAACAATTGTCCTAGCAAGGCAAGTGACCGTGTTCTTGTATGCTCATACGAGGGTTTTGGCTTTGATGAGGAAAACTCTTGGAAGAGACTTGGTCCGTGCTGGTGTTACTAGATCTGCCACGGCTTATCTCAATCTAAAAAGTTTGCAAGACAACAAGAAGGATGTGCTTAAACTATTCAGATCAGAGGAGCTAAATGACATGGGGTACTTAAAGAAGGACAAGGGTAAGAAAGCTCAAAAGGTTGTGCAAACTGATTCCTTTTGGAAAGGTGTTGACATTGCTGTGAATTTCTTTGAGCCAATGGCTAATGTGCTAAGAAGGGTGGATAGTGATGTGCCGGCGATGGGAGTCTTCCATGGTTGTATGCTAGATGCGAGAAAGGAAATTTGTTTGAGGTTTGACAATGATGAGAGTCGCTTCAAAGCTGTTATGGATATCATTGACAAGAGGTGGGACAACAAACTGAAGACGCCACTACATTTGGATGGGTACTTTCTCAATCCCTACTACTACTATCCAAACAAGAATGCGATCGAGAATGATGGATCATTCAGAGCAGCGGTTATCCATTGCATTACAAGGATGATTCAAGATGAAATGTTGCAAGAAGAGATT harbors:
- the LOC123409413 gene encoding uncharacterized protein LOC123409413 codes for the protein MGAHRLYDRCIEDIGPEKVVQVVTHNASVNTAAASLMKAKRPSIFWTGCAAHCIDLMLEDIGKLPVVEKTIVLARQVTVFLYAHTRVLALMRKTLGRDLVRAGVTRSATAYLNLKSLQDNKKDVLKLFRSEELNDMGYLKKDKGKKAQKVVQTDSFWKGVDIAVNFFEPMANVLRRVDSDVPAMGVFHGCMLDARKEICLRFDNDESRFKAVMDIIDKRWDNKLKTPLHLDGYFLNPYYYYPNKNAIENDGSFRAAVIHCITRMIQDEMLQEEIIDELNIYAEEAHSFGTDIATRQRRNKNFDPAKWWLNHGTSAPKLKNLVRKILTLTCTSSACERNWSSFEQVHAKKRNRLLNDRLRDLVFVKFNARLQHKRANKNRDPIEKVIDDVLEDEANEFITGIVPNDNASEHLGNEAQAQQETSTSQAQGRKRKRSAVAKKKRKKSIHSLLNSIEEDPMLCSSSSESDDQAQDESNYASGDSE